Below is a window of Miscanthus floridulus cultivar M001 unplaced genomic scaffold, ASM1932011v1 fs_15_2_3, whole genome shotgun sequence DNA.
TGCCATCACAAATGATAATAGAAGCTGGTACCTATAGAAAAATAACTAGTTCTTTAACTATCACATATAAACAGTTCATTTACCTTGGCGATGACACTCTGCCTCTGGGTGGGCTTCTATAACGTCGAGGAGGTGATCGATGGCGAGAACCCCGGTAACCCATGTATCTACATAAGGGGGGAACATAATTTAAAACTCTCAATCAAATGAAAACAACAGATCAAACTTTGATTCAATTACCTGTCACGGTCGTTTCTTCCGCCATAACGATGCGAGCGATCAGCAGAAGGTGAGCGATATTGTCTTGCAAATGAGTACCGCTGTGTAAAACCCCGTCCACGTCTTATGCGTTTTGGTGACCCATCAGGAGAATCACTCCTGGATGGGCTCCTTCCATTGTTTGTTGGTGTTACTGCCCTGCAATGTGGACTGGGACTCCTGCTAATGTTCCTGCGAGGTCGGCCACCTCTTACTGGGCTTCTGCTCACACTTGTTCTAAGTGTTCTCACAGGGCTCCTGCTGAGGCTTCTGCGAATGTTCCGTCGTGGACTTCTCATAGGGCTTCTCCTAGAAGGCCTATGTGGGCTCCTTGAAATCCTAACTGGACTCCGGCTAACACTTCGCAATGGAGATATCACAGAGGTTCGGGTAATGCTTCTTCGCTTCTCCAATAGTGGGCTTGGGCTGACACTTTTTTGTACATGAGTTCTCTCCAGGCTCCTGCTTGGACTTCTCTGTTGCATGGACCTAGCTGAGCTCCTGCTAATGCTTCTTCTGTGAGCTTTAACAGGACTCCTGCTTATGTGGGGGCTTCTGCTTGCACCTCTGGGTGAGCTCTTGCTGAGGCTCCTAGCAGGGCTCCTGCTGATGCTCTGCCGTCTGGCTGGACTCCTGCTCTCGCTTCTTTTGGGAGTACGGACAGGACTTCTACTGCGATTGTGGTGAACAGAGCTCCTGCTAACTGACCTCTTCGGGCTGGTAATTGACCTTTTCATTGGGCTTCTTCTTGGACTGATACTCATACTCTTGCTCATTGAGTGATTAGCACTCATGCTCTGGCTCCTGCTTATCAATATCAGATGAAACACCGCTTCCAGAAGCAGTAAGCACAAAGAATGATTTATGTATGAAGAAGTATAGGAAACCTAGATTTGCTTCGATTGCCAGTTAGAACAGGCATGACAGCTGCATTCCTTTCAATTTTTGATTCATTAACACCATTTGTATGGATTTCCCCGTTTTGCAGGGGGGAGACATCTTGTGCCAGACTCCTTGGTATTCCACTCTTTTGTTGAGGTGATGTGGCATCCTTCAAAGCAGCCACTGCAGCAAGATTTTCCTCTGAAAAGGCAAGTGTAGATTGCAATCATTAGTTGAACTAAACTAAACATGTACCACATAAACCAAGCAGGAACTATATATCCCTTACTAGATGGCCAATCAGTACAGTTGTTCATGCAAGACATATATAACAGAACAATACCACCGATAATACCATGCAatcatgatttaaagattaaaaGAGATATCCAGCCAATCAGAACTTCCTGATTTTTGGACATGGCATGGTCTACCTTTAGCCATTATTCTCCACTataatatatttatatttttataaatccAATAAAATTATGAGAATATGACAGTAAGTTTAAGACAAATCTAAGTGAATGGTTCTCATAATTCCAAACCAACTATCTGTATCTACGAAGTCTTTGATAGTCAGTTTCGCAAGTTCGACCAGATCTTTGTCCACAACACAAGTATTTGTGATGGGTAAATAAACAGTATACAAGAAATTGAACTCTATCTTTTGTGATGTCTCTTGATTGTGCTTGAGTAGCATTAGCTACTGCCGTTGCATAACCTTGTCAGGTTTGTCCTATCAGTTTCTTGAAATACAATGAAGTACTTAACCAGATATGGTATCCTATTGTGCCTATACAATTCATTAACGATGATGAATGCTccaccccctccccccccccccccccccccccccccccgcaactCCTCTTAAGTTACAAAGGATTGGCTGATGTGGTACATAGCACAAGTTTAAGGGCATGTTACTCCCAACTCTTAGAGTTCATGAACCTAATAACTGAGAAATCAGAACAAAGTTCAGGAATCTATGCTTCAACTTACTTGGTGAAATACAGAAGCTCAACATACATTGTGGTAAAGAATATATaggcaaaaagaaaagaaactacCAGAAACTTGAGATGATGCCTTGGACTTCCGCCCACGGCGGTGTCTCTTGCTTCTAGCATCTTCAGAGCTGCTATCGCTCGTACTTTCAGCTTCACTATCACCCTTTATTATCCTGCTAATAAAAGAAAATATATTACAGGCCAAAGGTCAGGAATGTTCAATTTGACAATGTTAACAGACCTTTTTGGCTTCTGTTTTGATTTCCTATCACGCTTCCTACGCCTTCTTTCGCGCCTATGGTCACGCTTTCTTCTTGAACGCTTGTGTTTATTTTTCTTCGAATGTCTCTTTCTGCGCCTTCGCCTGTCATCACTTGAGCTGCTGACATCAGATGAGTCACTTGAGTAAGTATCAGAATCGCTTTCAGAATAAGATGATTCAGTCTCCAACTCAGAAGAGCTATCTGATTCCGAATAAGAAtatctcctcttcttccttctccttTTTGAAGATTTGTTACGACGTCTCTTGTGTTGTCCTTCATTACTTTCCTCATCAGAAGATATATCCTTTGACAACTTTGATTTGGCAGCCCTCTTTTTATCTGTATGACCATTATCACATCAAAAGGACGTTCAAAAGGTAAATACAAAAGTGACCAACTTTACCTAAATGCCCCCAAAAAAGCTTAAATCCTAATATTAAATGGATCAATAGGTGCTGCAAAAATTCCACTCAGTTGATAAGCATTACCAATTTCTATAGATCCAACATCTTTGCGGTCAATGAGCTCCCCACAATTTACTATAGTAACCGGAACAACAGGAGTTGAATCAGGGGATTGCACATCTACTTGCTCGATCCTCTTCAGAACATCACTTCCAACAACAAGCTTGCCAAAAACTGTGTGCTTCCTGCAACACAGTAGAATGTCATATTATCAACAAAACTGTACTAAGTCAGAAAACCATGGAGTTCACAAATGAAACTGAACAAGACATTATTGAGGCTTGCCCAGTTAACAGTTTATGCCACAAGCCCTGCAACATTCCTATAACATAGTAAAAAGCCAAATAGCAAAACCAAAACTAAGCCTCACTCCTGTCCACATATGCATCAGTCAAACAGGTTTGCTCCTACCCTCACCTCCTATTTTCACAACCAAAAAAGAGACATGCATACCATAGGAAACGAATTTCCACAGTGCAAAATTCCACACATAGACATAGCGCAAAATTAATGCAACATGCCAATTCTAATAAACTGGCAAATGGTGCTATAAAAAGAACTGAATCGATTTCACATATAATACAGAACTACATCAAATTCTTGTGATTCAACAAGCAGTTGCTCATTTTGAATTAGGCAACAATGGAGATCCAAAGACACTACAAGTGAACAAGCAAAAGAAGTAGCAGAAAACTAATCTTCTGTAGTTCCAATGCTTGATAAAACAGATAATTAAGCAAATGGCGTTGTATCAGTGACTATGGCTGTCGGACGCTTAGAGCTTTAATTTAGgatgagaaaaaaaaatcagttTGGTACTAAAAATAAGTATCGATCTGAGACAAATATCCAGAGCTTAGGTTCAATTCAACAACGCAAATGGATGTAAGATTAGTCCCCATACATGTCTGAAGATATATTTTGTACAAAACTGAAACACACTGTCATTCAAATGGAATTGATCAGAACAAACCTGTCAAGATGAGAATTAGGCTTGAAAGTAATGCAGAACTGGGAGCCACTAGCTTTGGAACCAGTATCTGCCGTTGTCAAGAGACCACGATCATCATGAGGTAGAACATAAGTTTCATCTGAAATGCAAATAATATACTGTCATTACAGATATACTGTTTGCTTTCGTGCTTACCAGAACAGTTGGATAAGATCTCCAGTATTTCCAGAGCAAAGCAGCCAAAAAGATCAAAGCAGTAACTTGTACTGGATTATTAGAATTTGGACACAC
It encodes the following:
- the LOC136530598 gene encoding peptidyl-prolyl cis-trans isomerase CYP95-like isoform X2, giving the protein MGRKRNPIVFLDVSVGDEPDERMIFELFADVAPLTTENFRALCTGELGIGQKTKKPLCYKGSSFHHVIKGFMAQGGDIAKGNGSGGESIYSGKFADETYVLPHDDRGLLTTADTGSKASGSQFCITFKPNSHLDRKHTVFGKLVVGSDVLKRIEQVDVQSPDSTPVVPVTIVNCGELIDRKDVGSIEIDKKRAAKSKLSKDISSDEESNEGQHKRRRNKSSKRRRKKRRYSYSESDSSSELETESSYSESDSDTYSSDSSDVSSSSDDRRRRRKRHSKKNKHKRSRRKRDHRRERRRRKRDRKSKQKPKRIIKGDSEAESTSDSSSEDARSKRHRRGRKSKASSQVSEENLAAVAALKDATSPQQKSGIPRSLAQDVSPLQNGEIHTNGVNESKIERNAAVMPVLTGNRSKSRSQSMSANHSMSKSMSISPRRSPMKRSITSPKRSVSRSSVHHNRSRSPVRTPKRSESRSPARRQSISRSPARSLSKSSPRGASRSPHISRSPVKAHRRSISRSSARSMQQRSPSRSLERTHVQKSVSPSPLLEKRRSITRTSVISPLRSVSRSPVRISRSPHRPSRRSPMRSPRRNIRRSLSRSPVRTLRTSVSRSPVRGGRPRRNISRSPSPHCRAVTPTNNGRSPSRSDSPDGSPKRIRRGRGFTQRYSFARQYRSPSADRSHRYGGRNDRDRYMGYRGSRHRSPPRRYRSPPRGRVSSPSRYRRRRSRSASRSPVHRERGRGGGYSKSPVRSLSPPPRPRSHGDRARSVSRSHLSGSRSRSPPVRHPSPPDSPSLKRASDEKSQSPSRSLSGSPSRGGKKGLVSYGDGSPDSAGK
- the LOC136530598 gene encoding peptidyl-prolyl cis-trans isomerase CYP95-like isoform X1, whose product is MGRKRNPIVFLDVSVGDEPDERMIFELFADVAPLTTENFRALCTGELGIGQKTKKPLCYKGSSFHHVIKGFMAQGGDIAKGNGSGGESIYSGKFADETYVLPHDDRGLLTTADTGSKASGSQFCITFKPNSHLDRKHTVFGKLVVGSDVLKRIEQVDVQSPDSTPVVPVTIVNCGELIDRKDVGSIEIDKKRAAKSKLSKDISSDEESNEGQHKRRRNKSSKRRRKKRRYSYSESDSSSELETESSYSESDSDTYSSDSSDVSSSSDDRRRRRKRHSKKNKHKRSRRKRDHRRERRRRKRDRKSKQKPKRIIKGDSEAESTSDSSSEDARSKRHRRGRKSKASSQVSEENLAAVAALKDATSPQQKSGIPRSLAQDVSPLQNGEIHTNGVNESKIERNAAVMPVLTGNRSKSRSQSMSANHSMSKSMSISPRRSPMKRSITSPKRSVSRSSVHHNRSRSPVRTPKRSESRSPARRQSISRSPARSLSKSSPRGASRSPHISRSPVKAHRRSISRSSARSMQQRSPSRSLERTHVQKSVSPSPLLEKRRSITRTSVISPLRSVSRSPVRISRSPHRPSRRSPMRSPRRNIRRSLSRSPVRTLRTSVSRSPVRGGRPRRNISRSPSPHCRAVTPTNNGRSPSRSDSPDGSPKRIRRGRGFTQRYSFARQYRSPSADRSHRYGGRNDRDRYMGYRGSRHRSPPRRYRSPPRGRVSSPRHSRYRRRRSRSASRSPVHRERGRGGGYSKSPVRSLSPPPRPRSHGDRARSVSRSHLSGSRSRSPPVRHPSPPDSPSLKRASDEKSQSPSRSLSGSPSRGGKKGLVSYGDGSPDSAGK
- the LOC136530598 gene encoding peptidyl-prolyl cis-trans isomerase CYP95-like isoform X3, whose translation is MGRKRNPIVFLDVSVGDEPDERMIFELFADVAPLTTENFRALCTGELGIGQKTKKPLCYKGSSFHHVIKGFMAQGGDIAKGNGSGGESIYSGKFADETYVLPHDDRGLLTTADTGSKASGSQFCITFKPNSHLDRKHTVFGKLVVGSDVLKRIEQVDVQSPDSTPVVPVTIVNCGELIDRKDVGSIEIDKKRAAKSKLSKDISSDEESNEGQHKRRRNKSSKRRRKKRRYSYSESDSSSELETESSYSESDSDTYSSDSSDVSSSSDDRRRRRKRHSKKNKHKRSRRKRDHRRERRRRKRDRKSKQKPKRIIKGDSEAESTSDSSSEDARSKRHRRGRKSKASSQVSEENLAAVAALKDATSPQQKSGIPRSLAQDVSPLQNGEIHTNGVNESKIERNAAVMPVLTGNRSKSRSQSMSANHSMSKSMSISPRRSPMKRSITSPKRSVSRSSVHHNRSRSPVRTPKRSESRSPARRQSISRSPARSLSKSSPRGASRSPHISRSPVKAHRRSISRSSARSMQQRSPSRSLERTHVQKSVSPSPLLEKRRSITRTSVISPLRSVSRSPVRISRSPHRPSRRSPMRSPRRNIRRSLSRSPVRTLRTSVSRSPVRGGRPRRNISRSPSPHCRAVTPTNNGRSPSRSDSPDGSPKRIRRGRGFTQRYSFARQYRSPSADRSHRYGGRNDRDRYMGYRGSRHRSPPRRYRSPPRGRVSSPRYRRRRSRSASRSPVHRERGRGGGYSKSPVRSLSPPPRPRSHGDRARSVSRSHLSGSRSRSPPVRHPSPPDSPSLKRASDEKSQSPSRSLSGSPSRGGKKGLVSYGDGSPDSAGK
- the LOC136530598 gene encoding peptidyl-prolyl cis-trans isomerase CYP95-like isoform X4, whose amino-acid sequence is MLQGIIVPPCHQGVHGTRCKTDDIDCFSYHIVFKGGDIAKGNGSGGESIYSGKFADETYVLPHDDRGLLTTADTGSKASGSQFCITFKPNSHLDRKHTVFGKLVVGSDVLKRIEQVDVQSPDSTPVVPVTIVNCGELIDRKDVGSIEIDKKRAAKSKLSKDISSDEESNEGQHKRRRNKSSKRRRKKRRYSYSESDSSSELETESSYSESDSDTYSSDSSDVSSSSDDRRRRRKRHSKKNKHKRSRRKRDHRRERRRRKRDRKSKQKPKRIIKGDSEAESTSDSSSEDARSKRHRRGRKSKASSQVSEENLAAVAALKDATSPQQKSGIPRSLAQDVSPLQNGEIHTNGVNESKIERNAAVMPVLTGNRSKSRSQSMSANHSMSKSMSISPRRSPMKRSITSPKRSVSRSSVHHNRSRSPVRTPKRSESRSPARRQSISRSPARSLSKSSPRGASRSPHISRSPVKAHRRSISRSSARSMQQRSPSRSLERTHVQKSVSPSPLLEKRRSITRTSVISPLRSVSRSPVRISRSPHRPSRRSPMRSPRRNIRRSLSRSPVRTLRTSVSRSPVRGGRPRRNISRSPSPHCRAVTPTNNGRSPSRSDSPDGSPKRIRRGRGFTQRYSFARQYRSPSADRSHRYGGRNDRDRYMGYRGSRHRSPPRRYRSPPRGRVSSPRHSRYRRRRSRSASRSPVHRERGRGGGYSKSPVRSLSPPPRPRSHGDRARSVSRSHLSGSRSRSPPVRHPSPPDSPSLKRASDEKSQSPSRSLSGSPSRGGKKGLVSYGDGSPDSAGK